Within Massilia litorea, the genomic segment GACCCATGGTGTTCTCCTGATGAAGGTGAGATTTGTTTGTAACTGAAGAGCGGGCGGCGAGGCCGGCCGCATTTAATCTGAATGCTTGCTGTGAACCGGATTGCGGTAATTCTCGATCAGCCGGGCGAAGCCGCGGTTGGCGCGGTCGAGCGCGCCGGGGACGCGCAGGAAACGTGCGTCGTGGTGCAGGGCCAGGATCAGCCCGTACATCTCGTAGACCAGTTGCTGCGGGTCGGCGCCCGTTTGCAGGTCGCCGCAGTCGATGCTTTGCTGCACGGCGCGCAGCAGTGCGCCCTGCCAGGCACGCACCATCGCTACCAGCGATTCGCGGATCGGGCCTGGCCGGTCATCGTACTCCACCGCGCCGCTGATATAAATGCAACCCGATGCGATTTCGACCGATACCCGC encodes:
- a CDS encoding TetR/AcrR family transcriptional regulator, which translates into the protein MRKGEQTRAAILDVALELASRNGLEGLTIGLLADRMNMSKSGVFAHFGSREDLQMEVLKLYHHRFEQEVFFPSVKEARGLPRLESMFARWVKRVSVEIASGCIYISGAVEYDDRPGPIRESLVAMVRAWQGALLRAVQQSIDCGDLQTGADPQQLVYEMYGLILALHHDARFLRVPGALDRANRGFARLIENYRNPVHSKHSD